From the genome of Salvelinus namaycush isolate Seneca chromosome 10, SaNama_1.0, whole genome shotgun sequence, one region includes:
- the LOC120054288 gene encoding transcription factor MafA-like, with protein sequence MSSPSLPMPSLPPSPLAMEYLNDFDLLKFEVKPDTPPLPPPCTFPKSSLPHDPSSSPGPYTSLSSSPYNSLPPSPTLSDAHPPPSASSSLSPSSSSSISFPLSISNSYTSGISSGSQGNVEGSPSHGGAQGPNPASLEDLIWLAALQQQFGGEAGGPASLLGGGPERGDRERGSVGSFLGCEDAVEALLNSAAAAVNSQFPVLSQSSSSNLGDSGSDSGGDISCANGTDMCHRPLLYLSSGPQLLPNTNPSSASYPQPQSPSDRLHHPHHHHHHHPHHPIHGHHHHHHHHHLQVINECGVDERFSDEQLVSLSVRELNRHLRGVSKDEVVRLKQKRRTLKNRGYAQSCRYKRLQHRHALESEKHVLTQQLEQLQCELSRVLRERDTYKARYEKLVSTNEAPPTHANNPPSPPPNYFL encoded by the exons ATgtcatctccttctctccccatGCCCTCCCTCCCCCCCAGTCCACTGGCCATGGAGTACCTCAATGACTTTGACCTCCTTAAGTTTGAGGTGAAGCCtgacactcctcctctccctcccccctgcaCATTCCCCAAGTCTAGCCTACCCCACGACCCCTCCAGTTCCCCTGGTCCCTACACCAGCCTCAGCTCCAGCCCATACAACTCCCTGCCCCCTTCTCCAACGCTGAGCGATGCCCACCCACCTCCCTcagcctcttcctccctctccccttcctcctcctcctccatctccttccctctgtccatCTCAAACAGCTACACCTCTGGCATCAGTTCTGGATCTCAGGGGAACGTGGAGGGTAGCCCCTCCCATGGAGGTGCCCAGGGTCCTAACCCTGCCTCTTTGGAGGACCTGATCTGGCTCGCAGCGCTGCAGCAGCAGTTTGGAGGGGAGGCGGGGGGACCTGCGTCCCTGCTGGGAGGTGGGCCAGAgcggggagacagagaaagagggtcGGTCGGCAGCTTCCTGGGCTGTGAGGACGCTGTGGAGGCTCTACTGAACTCAGCTGCAGCAGCTGTAAACTCACAG TTCCCAGTGCTTTCCCAGAGTTCCAGCAGTAACCTGGGGGATTCGGGTAGTGACAGTGGAGGTGACATTTCTTGCGCCAATGGGACAGATATGTGTCATCgtccactcctctacctctcctctggcCCTCAATTGCTCCCCAACACCAACCCCTCTTCAGCATCCTACCCACAACCCCAGAGCCCCTCTGACCGACTTCACcatccacatcatcatcatcatcaccacccgCACCACCCCATCCAtggccatcatcatcatcatcatcatcatcacctccaAGTAATTAATGAGT GTGGGGTGGATGAGCGTTTCTCAGACGAACAGCTGGTGAGCCTATCGGTGCGGGAGCTGAACAGACACCTGCGTGGCGTCAGTAAGGATGAGGTGGTGCGTCTCAAGCAGAAACGTCGCACGCTAAAGAATCGAGGCTATGCCCAGTCCTGTCGCTACAAACGCTTGCAGCACCGCCACGCACTGGAGTCCGAGAAACACGTCCTCACACAacag TTGGAACAGCTGCAGTGTGAGCTATCTCGGGTCCTGAGGGAGAGGGACACCTACAAGGCTCGCTACGAAAAGCTTGTCAGTACAAACGAGGCTCCACCTACCCACGCCAACAACCCCCCCTCACCACCCCCTAACTACTTCCTCTGA